A window of Streptomyces sp. SAI-127 contains these coding sequences:
- a CDS encoding ABC transporter substrate-binding protein, whose protein sequence is MPVSRTSGIDRRLFLSSILGAAAGVAGLSGCAGNSAAADSKDALSAPLAGKVPAGTSLKIASYLGTQQLQLKLGKLGALPFKVSSWANIAAGPDVINAFRAGSLDVATNAGIPPIQAHYQGFDAKIVAINITRKPSYLFATKPGSDIRTVEDFKGKRLAFSQGQAQGVVLLRALKKAGIAYDDVKLVPLTSNQFFTALQSGQVDVAPLANSQAPSYLSQYEAKGAHAVTTDVVDLLTLLWAPASVLADSAKAAAVAAYIPYWAKGQVWAYENTDIWNEQFYVKTQNLTLAQAKAVSALANKPLFPPSWDEAIKWEQETADLLAEGGFVKKFDVGDLFDHRFEGIAAKAVAAEYRR, encoded by the coding sequence ATGCCTGTTTCCCGTACGTCCGGCATCGACCGGCGTCTGTTCCTCTCCTCGATCCTCGGTGCCGCGGCCGGCGTCGCCGGGCTCAGCGGCTGCGCCGGAAACAGTGCCGCCGCCGACAGCAAGGACGCCCTGTCCGCCCCGCTCGCGGGCAAGGTTCCGGCTGGCACCAGCCTGAAGATCGCCTCGTATCTCGGCACCCAGCAACTCCAATTGAAACTCGGCAAGTTGGGTGCGCTTCCGTTCAAGGTGTCGAGCTGGGCCAATATCGCCGCCGGGCCCGATGTCATCAACGCCTTCCGCGCGGGTTCCCTTGATGTCGCCACCAACGCGGGTATTCCGCCGATCCAGGCGCACTACCAGGGATTCGACGCGAAGATCGTCGCCATCAACATCACCCGAAAACCGAGCTATCTCTTCGCCACCAAGCCCGGCAGCGACATCCGGACGGTCGAGGACTTCAAGGGGAAGCGGCTCGCCTTCTCCCAGGGCCAGGCCCAAGGCGTCGTACTCCTGCGGGCGTTGAAGAAGGCCGGCATCGCGTATGACGACGTCAAGCTCGTCCCGCTGACCAGCAACCAGTTCTTCACCGCTCTGCAGTCGGGCCAGGTGGACGTCGCGCCGCTCGCCAACAGCCAGGCGCCCTCCTATCTGTCGCAGTACGAGGCCAAGGGCGCCCACGCCGTCACCACCGACGTGGTCGACCTGCTCACGCTGCTGTGGGCGCCGGCCTCCGTGCTGGCCGACTCCGCGAAGGCCGCCGCGGTTGCCGCCTACATCCCGTACTGGGCCAAGGGACAGGTGTGGGCGTACGAGAACACCGACATCTGGAACGAGCAGTTCTACGTCAAGACGCAGAACCTGACCCTCGCCCAGGCCAAGGCGGTCAGCGCGCTGGCCAACAAGCCGCTCTTCCCGCCCAGTTGGGACGAGGCGATCAAGTGGGAGCAGGAGACCGCGGATCTGCTGGCGGAGGGCG